The genomic interval AAATCCAACTTTAACTTCATTATCTTCTAATAGAAGTTGTGCAAGGTCAGTTAATGTCATGATTAACGATGGATCAACAACTTCATCATTAAATAATATAAATTTTTCACTCATCAGAAATTCAATTCCATAGCATTAATGATTGCATTTTGTTCACGCTCGTCATCAAGCTTATCGATAATAGCACGTTTTGCAGCACGCTCAACAGGCATAATCGTTGTTAAATCACAAAAATCTAGTAAAGCACGTATAGAACTTGCTTCCTCACTAATTTGACCTTGACTTGCCATCGTAATTAAGTCGCGATTAAATTTAATAATTTGATTGATGAGCTGCTCATCTGAAATTAACGTTTGTTCTTTTATAACAGTTTTTAATATTTCACCTGAAATATATTCCATATCAATTACAACAAATCGATTTTTTAATGCTTCATTCATCGGCAATGTACCAACATACCCAACATTAATCGCCGCGATAACTTTAAAGTTATCGTGTGCTTTAATCACTTCACCAGTGAATGGGTTCGTCACTGTTCTTCTGTAATCCAGCACACCATTTAATATCGGCAATGTTTCTGGTTTAGCCATATTAATTTCATCAATATATAATATATTTCCTTCACGCATCGCTTCAATAACTGGGCCATCAACAAAAATAATCTGACTTTCACCATTAATATTTTCTATAGTTTTATATCCTAGTAAACTTTCAGCATCTAAATCAACAGAACAGTTAATACTGTTCATTTTTAAGTTTAATTCGTGACTTAAAGTTTCAGCTAATTTTGTTTTTCCTGATCCAGTTGGGCCCTTTAGTAACACGTTTTTCTTTAGATTAAGCATTCCAAGCGCATCATTCAATACACTTTTATCATTATTTTGATATTTTATCATTCCTGACATCCTTTCAATCATCTCATAAAAAATAGAGGATTTAGCATCCTCTATTATACTATATTGTATTATTAAGATAAACGAACCTGTTTAATTTATTAAACCTATAAGTCTTTAGTAATTACAATCTGTATTAAAAAAATATTAAAACTGTATTATAGTTCCTTAAAATATGATTTATAATATCCACCGATTTTACCACTATTGTCTTTTATTTGATAATATTCTTCGGTTTCATTTACAACATCATATACTTTGCCAATCGTAAGCATGCTATCAACTTTATATTTTTTTGCATCAACATTTATAACTTCTACTTGTTTAATTGCATTTTTGTTTAGCCATTCTTCATGTAACATATAAAAAAACTCCTTTTTATTTGAAATGCGTTTCTGTACTGATTTCAAAGATGATGCCACTTAAATCCTTGATAAAAATCGTTTCATAATATTTACGATCACTAATTTTTGAATGTGGAATATTCACTTCTTCTAACTTCTGCTTAAACGATGCTAACGCTTCACGAGACACCGTGAATGCTACTTGTTCAATATTTAATGCTTTACTTTTTTCTGTTCTCTCATATGGTATCATATGAATTTCTCCACCGTTCCCTCCAAGTCCCGATTGAAGAACTTGCACTTCCTTATTAAAGGACGGTAACATATATCGCGTAGCTGGAGATAAATTTAACACTTGCGTTAATAAACTTGCAGTCAACATTACATTGCTTAATTTAAGAAATACGGGGCCGAGACCAAGTATTTGATGTAGCGCATCTACAGCGCTATCGGGTGTTGGCTCACCTAACGGAATACCATTGTTTAATTCATCAGAAATTAAATATACTTTACGACCATCACAATCATAAAACGGCAATGCATGCTTTCCATTTATTTTGATGACAGTTTCGTACTTGACATTTGCAGCATCAAATCTCTGTTTAAATACATATAAACTGTAATCGGTTGGAACTCTGAATGAGTATGCATATATTTCGTCACTACAATCTTCAATTGTAAATGGATTTGCCACCTCGAGTACTGATAAAAGTGTGCCCGCATTCCCATTATTATCTCCGAAATATAAATGCTTCATTGCATCATTTTCAATATTCATACTTTCCTTAATAAGTTTAAGACCTAGCAATTTATTATAGAAATTATAAAACCTTTGTATATCATGTGTTGCTACTGTTACATGATGTAAACCAATCGTCTCCATATATGCCTCCAAAAAATAAGTCCACTATACATATTATACAATGTATAGTGGACTGTCGTAAATCAATATTAGCTTTCAAGCAATAAATCTTCAGGGCTTTCAATTAATTCTTTAACTGTTTTTAAGAATCCAACTGCTTCTTTACCATCAATGATTCTATGGTCATAACTTAATGCAATATACATCATTGGACGATTTTCCATTCTTTCTTTATCAATTGCTACAGGTCGTGTAACGATTGAATGCATACCTAAAATTGCAGCTTGAGTTCCATTGATAATTGGCGTTGACATTAATGATCCGAATACACCACCATTTGTGATTGTAAATGAACCACCCATCATGTCATCTAATGCTAATTTCTTATCTCTTGCTTTAACAGCAAGCTCATAAATACTTCCTTCAATTTCAGCGAAGTTTTTCTTATCGCAGTCACGAACAACAGGAACAACTAGACCTTCTTCAGTAGAAACAGCTACACCAATATCATAAAATTGTTTTAAAATTAAGTCGTCTCCATCAATTTCAGCGTTAACAGCTGGGTATTTTTTAAGTGCTGCAACTACTGCTTTCGTAAAGAAAGACATAAATCCAAGACGTGTACCGTTATGATCTTCCTGGAACTTATCCTTTTTGCGTTTACGTAATTCCATAACATTTGTCATATCAACTTCATTAAATGTAGTTAACATTGCTGTATTATTAGAAACTTCTATTAATTTTTTTGCAATTGTCTGACGACGACGTGACATTTTTTCACGAACGACTGGTTTTGCCGGATTTGATTCTGCTTGTTTTTTTGTTTCTGTTTTTTGTGCTGGAGCAGGTGCCGGTTGAGATTGTGCATTTTTAACGTCATGTGAACGAATAAGTCCTCTAGGATCTTTACTGTTTACCTCACTTAAATCAATACCGTTTTCACGTGCATAACGTCTTGCAGATGGTGTAGCAACAATACGTTCAGATTTAATTTCAGCAGTTTCCTGAACTTGTACTTCTTTTTTCTCTTCAGTTTGTACAGGTGCTGCTGTATCTTTTTCAGCTGGTTTGCTTGATGGTGCTGCACCACCTGCCTCAACGATCGCAATAACTGAACCAACTTCAACAGTGTCTCCTTCAGCAGCTTTTAATTCCGTAACAACACCTGCTTCTTCTGAAATTACTTCAACGTTTACTTTATCTGTTTCAAGTTCAACGATGTTCTCGCCCTTTTCAACGCTATCTCCTACTTGTTTAAACCATGTTGAGATCGTACCTTCTGTTATTGATTCTGCTAATTCTGGAACTCTGATTTCAGCCAATTTAATTTCCCCCTTAAATGTTTAACGCTTCGCTAATAAGCTTTGATTGTACAATTTTATGGATTTCGTTATCGCCTTCTGCCGGAGCTGCACGATGTGGACGTCCATAGTAAGCTAATTTTACTTTTTCAGGCTTAATTTCATTTAATAACGGATAAATATAATGCCATGACCCTTGATTTTGTGGTTCTTCCTGAACAAAACCGATTTCAGATAAACCTTTAATATCATCAATAATTGCCTTAATGTCTTCTTTCGGGAATGGATATATTTGTTCCAATCTGATGACATGAATTTCATCATTTGGATTTTTCGATAATTCTGTCATGAGATCAACTGCAACTTTACCACTTGCAATTAATAACTTTTTAACTTTTGTTTTCTTATACTGATTTGAAATAATTGCTTTAAATCCACCTTCAGTGAATTTATCAATTGTATCTGATACGAAATTGTTACGTAATAAGCTCTTTGGACTCATTACGATTAAAGGACGCATCTTATCAGTACCTAAATAATGTGCTTGTCGTCTTAATAAATGGAAGTAGTTTGCTGAGCTAGTTAAGTTTGCGACAGTCCAATTGTTTTCAGCTGCAAGTTGTAGAAAACGCTCTAACCTTGCCGAAGAGTGCTCAGGACCCTGACCTTCAAATGCATGCGGTAATAATACCGTTAAACCACTCTTTTCTCCCCATTTCGCTTCAGCACTACTAATGAAGTTATCAAAAATCATTTGTGCCATATTCGCAAAGTCACCATATTGTGCTTCCCAAACTGCTAAAGCTTGATGATTCTGTAAGTTATAACCATATTCAAAGCCAACTACAGCTGCTTCTGATAATGGTGAGTTATGAATATCAAATGAACTTTTCGCACCTTCAATATTTTGAAGTGGGACATATTGTACACCATTTTCAACATCGTGTAATAATGCATGGCGATGTGCGAATGTTCCACGTTCTGCATCCTGTCCAGTATGACGTACTGGATTACCATCCTGAATGATTGTTCCATATGCTAATAACTCTGCATGTCCCCAGTCGACTAATCCATCTTTTGTAAATGGGTCGTTACGTCTTTCAAGAATCTTCTGAAGCTTGTTAAACACAGTAAATCCTTCTGGTGTCGTCAGCATATTGTCATTAAGCGTTTTTAATCTTTCAAGTGAAACACCCGTATCGATTTTGTCATATCCCGTTTCTACTGTTTGTGGCATTTTCATGTCACTATCAGTATTAACTGTAGATTTATCAATTCTATCATGTGCCTGGCTTAGTTTTTCATTCACTTCTTCAAATATTGCATTCATTTCTTGTTCTGTAATTACAGATGCTTCAACGAGTGATTTACCGTAAAGTAGTTCAATACTCGGATGACCTTTAACTTCTTTATATAACATTGGATTTGTTACAGTCGGCTCATCCATTTCATTATGTCCATAACGACGGTATCCAACGAGATCGATAACAAAATCCTTATTGAATTTCTGACGATACTGCATCGCTAATTCTACTGCTTCAATACAAGCCTCAAGATCATCTGCATTTACATGAATGATTGGCAAATCATAACCTTTGGCAACGTCTGTAGCATAAGTCGTTGAACGTGAATCATAAGGCTCTGTAGTAAATCCTACTCGGTTATTCGTAATGATGTGGATAGAACCACCAACCGAATATCCATCTAAGTTACTCAAGTTCATACTTTCAAAGTTAATCCCTTGTCCAGGAAAGGCTGCATCACCATGAATTAAAATTGCTAATGCTTTATTAAAGTCCTGAACTGGTTTGTTAACGCCTTCAGTCACTTCTTGAACTGCTCTCGTTTTACCTAAAACGACAGGTGCAACGATTTCAAGATGTGAAGGGTTATTTGCTAACGAAATCATCTGTTTGTTACCAAAACGTTCAGTGATTTTAGTACCACCTAAATGATACTTAACATCTCCAGTCCAGCCTTTTGTTACTACGAGAGAACCATCTTCTGGTAAAAACTTCATAGGATCTGTATGCATGAATTCTGAAAGCATCATTTCATATGGTTTTTCAAGAATATGTGTTAATACGTTCAGGCGGCCACGGTGCGCCATTCCAATTTCAATATCAGAAATGTTATTTTCATTAGAAATTTTAATAATTTGTTCAAGCATTGGTACTAATGCATCAACGCCCTCAATAGAAAAACGTTTTGCGCCAACAAAATTTTTATGAATGTACTTTTCAAATCCTTCAACACGCGCAACACTTTTTAAAAGTTCAATTCGCTCTTCAGTTGAAAAGTCACGTTTAACATTACTTTCTATTGTAGTTTTTAACCATTCACGCTCTTCAGTATTATTAATGTGAGAAACTTCATAAGCGATAGGTCCTTGATATGTCTGCTGCATTTCAGTAATTGCTTCAAATGCGTTTGACAATCTTTCACCGTAATGGTCAGAAACTAGAGATGCCGGTAACTGTTTCAAAACTTCTTCAGTTAAGTTGAAATCTTCAAGTGTTAATTTAATTTGCTGATCACGCTTAGGTTTATATAAAGGATATATATCTGCCTTTAAATGCCCATATTGCCTGATATTATCAACTAGCCTCATTAAGTTTTTAACGACTGTTGCATCAGCATTACTTACCCCTTTTAAGTTGCTGTTCCCACTTTGAATGTTTGAAAACAGTACTTGTAGTTCATCAGAGACTGATGATGGATCATTTTGATATTCATCAAACATTTCAAGAAGAATTCCTAAATTTGTACCAAATCTAGGAGGTGCTTCCTCTAGGTTTTTACCTTTTGTCATGGTTCCACCCTCCATTTTTTATAAAACGTTTACATTTTTATTTTAACAAAGCAAAGTATGAAATTAAAGAGGTAAAACATAACTTTGTGAAATATTATGGCCTAGATGGAAATTGAATAATCACTTTAGTAAAAACATCTACTTCACTCTCTATTCTTACATTCCCAGAATAAGATTCTATAAGTTTCTTTGCAATGGATAAACCGAGCCCATTACCGCCTTTCGTTCGTGCTCTAGATTTATCAACGCGGTAAAACCGATCAAATATATTATTAAGGTCATGTTTTGGAATGCCTTCTCCATTATCAATGATTTCAATTTGAATCATCTTGCTTTTTTTACTAGTCCTGATTGTAATATGTTTATTCGTTTGATCATACTTAATTGCATTATCCAGGAAAATCGTTAATATTTGTTCAAAATGATATCTGTTTATAATTAATTCTATTTTGTCCAGCGCACTATGAAATTCAAAATTATAATCCGGCTTTAATTGAGAAAAAGCATTCATTCTGGATTTTATTTCCCCATTTATATCAATCGCTTCTATATTTGATTGGTCAACATATGAAAGGTCTTTCGACAATATTAACAACTCTTCAACGAGTTTATTAATACGATTCATCTCCTCTATAGAAATCGAGAGTGATTCTTCTAATATATCTGGATTATGCTTACCCCATCGTTTAATTAAATTAAGGTGCCCATTAATAATTTGTAACGGAGTTCTTAATTCATGTGATGCATCTTCAACAAACTGTTTTTGCTGATCAAAAGATTGTTCAAGTTGGGACATCATACTATTAAACGTATGAATTAAATCATTCGTTTCATTGTATTGTGTTTCAAGTTGCAACTTTTTCTGAAAGCCGTCACGTTTAATTTGCTGCATTTTTAAAGCAATCATTCTGATTGGTTTAGTAATCTGTCCAGAAAAAATATAACTTAATAAAGCAGTTAAAAGTAATCCCATCAAGCTTGAAAAAGTACTGATTATAATTAAAAATTCGATTATATTATTATAATTGGATAGTGAGTGCACTAATACTAAGTAACCATTAAAGTTGGCATTTCTAAATGGTGTGTAAATGGTAACATATGATTTATCATGATACCTTTCATCCCGTATAACACTTTTAGTTGTTGGATTAAATTTTACATCCACAGGATTAAGTGCATCTCCACTTATTTTAAATATTTCATCACCTTTTCTATTGAAATAAATTAAAGTATCTTCTTTCGGAAGTGCTTTAACAATATCCTCTACTTTTAATTCTGCAATGTTGCGCGACTCTAATATAACTGATATATCAGATAAATTTTTGTAAGCACTCTTTTCTTCATGTTCTTTCTGATAAACACTAATGAGGAAGATAATTAAGCAGCTAAACAACATAAAAACTACAAACGATATTGTTGTAGTCAGTAACATCCATTTAATTCGAAGAGATTGAGGTTTAATCATCGTATTACATACCCTACGCCTCTCACAGTTTCAATACGTTTATGATAACCGACTGGCTTTAACTTATTTCTTAAATAGCGAATATATACATCTACAACATTTGTTTCCACTTCGCTATCAAAGCCCCATATTGTAGTTAATATCATTTCTCGTGTCATGACGTGATTTTTATTTGCTGCAAGTAATCTCAGTAACTCAAATTCTGTCTTCGTAAGCTCAAGTGGTTGACCTTCAAAAGATACAGTAAATGCCTCCTGGTTAATTTCAAGTTCACCAATGTACAATATATTATCTTGTTCCTGATGATTTCGACGCAATAATGCACGTAACCTTGCAAGTAATTCTTCTATATCAAATGGCTTTACAATGTAATCATCAGCACCATAAT from Macrococcus armenti carries:
- a CDS encoding ATP-binding protein — its product is MSGMIKYQNNDKSVLNDALGMLNLKKNVLLKGPTGSGKTKLAETLSHELNLKMNSINCSVDLDAESLLGYKTIENINGESQIIFVDGPVIEAMREGNILYIDEINMAKPETLPILNGVLDYRRTVTNPFTGEVIKAHDNFKVIAAINVGYVGTLPMNEALKNRFVVIDMEYISGEILKTVIKEQTLISDEQLINQIIKFNRDLITMASQGQISEEASSIRALLDFCDLTTIMPVERAAKRAIIDKLDDEREQNAIINAMELNF
- a CDS encoding DUF6501 family protein, which encodes MLHEEWLNKNAIKQVEVINVDAKKYKVDSMLTIGKVYDVVNETEEYYQIKDNSGKIGGYYKSYFKEL
- a CDS encoding VOC family protein, which codes for METIGLHHVTVATHDIQRFYNFYNKLLGLKLIKESMNIENDAMKHLYFGDNNGNAGTLLSVLEVANPFTIEDCSDEIYAYSFRVPTDYSLYVFKQRFDAANVKYETVIKINGKHALPFYDCDGRKVYLISDELNNGIPLGEPTPDSAVDALHQILGLGPVFLKLSNVMLTASLLTQVLNLSPATRYMLPSFNKEVQVLQSGLGGNGGEIHMIPYERTEKSKALNIEQVAFTVSREALASFKQKLEEVNIPHSKISDRKYYETIFIKDLSGIIFEISTETHFK
- the odhB gene encoding 2-oxoglutarate dehydrogenase complex dihydrolipoyllysine-residue succinyltransferase yields the protein MAEIRVPELAESITEGTISTWFKQVGDSVEKGENIVELETDKVNVEVISEEAGVVTELKAAEGDTVEVGSVIAIVEAGGAAPSSKPAEKDTAAPVQTEEKKEVQVQETAEIKSERIVATPSARRYARENGIDLSEVNSKDPRGLIRSHDVKNAQSQPAPAPAQKTETKKQAESNPAKPVVREKMSRRRQTIAKKLIEVSNNTAMLTTFNEVDMTNVMELRKRKKDKFQEDHNGTRLGFMSFFTKAVVAALKKYPAVNAEIDGDDLILKQFYDIGVAVSTEEGLVVPVVRDCDKKNFAEIEGSIYELAVKARDKKLALDDMMGGSFTITNGGVFGSLMSTPIINGTQAAILGMHSIVTRPVAIDKERMENRPMMYIALSYDHRIIDGKEAVGFLKTVKELIESPEDLLLES
- a CDS encoding 2-oxoglutarate dehydrogenase E1 component: MTKGKNLEEAPPRFGTNLGILLEMFDEYQNDPSSVSDELQVLFSNIQSGNSNLKGVSNADATVVKNLMRLVDNIRQYGHLKADIYPLYKPKRDQQIKLTLEDFNLTEEVLKQLPASLVSDHYGERLSNAFEAITEMQQTYQGPIAYEVSHINNTEEREWLKTTIESNVKRDFSTEERIELLKSVARVEGFEKYIHKNFVGAKRFSIEGVDALVPMLEQIIKISNENNISDIEIGMAHRGRLNVLTHILEKPYEMMLSEFMHTDPMKFLPEDGSLVVTKGWTGDVKYHLGGTKITERFGNKQMISLANNPSHLEIVAPVVLGKTRAVQEVTEGVNKPVQDFNKALAILIHGDAAFPGQGINFESMNLSNLDGYSVGGSIHIITNNRVGFTTEPYDSRSTTYATDVAKGYDLPIIHVNADDLEACIEAVELAMQYRQKFNKDFVIDLVGYRRYGHNEMDEPTVTNPMLYKEVKGHPSIELLYGKSLVEASVITEQEMNAIFEEVNEKLSQAHDRIDKSTVNTDSDMKMPQTVETGYDKIDTGVSLERLKTLNDNMLTTPEGFTVFNKLQKILERRNDPFTKDGLVDWGHAELLAYGTIIQDGNPVRHTGQDAERGTFAHRHALLHDVENGVQYVPLQNIEGAKSSFDIHNSPLSEAAVVGFEYGYNLQNHQALAVWEAQYGDFANMAQMIFDNFISSAEAKWGEKSGLTVLLPHAFEGQGPEHSSARLERFLQLAAENNWTVANLTSSANYFHLLRRQAHYLGTDKMRPLIVMSPKSLLRNNFVSDTIDKFTEGGFKAIISNQYKKTKVKKLLIASGKVAVDLMTELSKNPNDEIHVIRLEQIYPFPKEDIKAIIDDIKGLSEIGFVQEEPQNQGSWHYIYPLLNEIKPEKVKLAYYGRPHRAAPAEGDNEIHKIVQSKLISEALNI
- a CDS encoding sensor histidine kinase, with the protein product MIKPQSLRIKWMLLTTTISFVVFMLFSCLIIFLISVYQKEHEEKSAYKNLSDISVILESRNIAELKVEDIVKALPKEDTLIYFNRKGDEIFKISGDALNPVDVKFNPTTKSVIRDERYHDKSYVTIYTPFRNANFNGYLVLVHSLSNYNNIIEFLIIISTFSSLMGLLLTALLSYIFSGQITKPIRMIALKMQQIKRDGFQKKLQLETQYNETNDLIHTFNSMMSQLEQSFDQQKQFVEDASHELRTPLQIINGHLNLIKRWGKHNPDILEESLSISIEEMNRINKLVEELLILSKDLSYVDQSNIEAIDINGEIKSRMNAFSQLKPDYNFEFHSALDKIELIINRYHFEQILTIFLDNAIKYDQTNKHITIRTSKKSKMIQIEIIDNGEGIPKHDLNNIFDRFYRVDKSRARTKGGNGLGLSIAKKLIESYSGNVRIESEVDVFTKVIIQFPSRP
- a CDS encoding response regulator transcription factor; translation: MKRILVVEDEVNLARFIELELVYEQYDVTVVYDGESGLNEALNGSYSCILLDLMLPKLSGLEVCKKIRNEKNTPIIMITAKGDTVDKVKGLDYGADDYIVKPFDIEELLARLRALLRRNHQEQDNILYIGELEINQEAFTVSFEGQPLELTKTEFELLRLLAANKNHVMTREMILTTIWGFDSEVETNVVDVYIRYLRNKLKPVGYHKRIETVRGVGYVIR